In Clostridium butyricum, the genomic stretch AAGCTTAATCCACCCAGTGTTTCAATTTCTTTCTCTACAATTTCTTTATCGGTAAAATCATAGATATTTCTAATTATTGCAGCTACAATCATTGCACCAATATATGACGGAAAGGTAAGACCTGTTTTCTGAATAAAATCTGAAACAACAGATCCAATTCCCATAGCAATAAACAAAAGACAGGCTCCATTAGTTAGCTTCTTAAATGACAAAATATTATGATTTTCTTCATTATAATCGCCAACTTCAGATGGAGGTTTTTCAGAATATTCATCACGAATAGTTTTTAATTTATAATTATGTATTAATGCTTTAGCAACAAGTCCACCGATGATACTTCCCATTATTAGACCAAAAGTTGCTGAAGCTACAGAGACAGTGGTTGCACCTGTTATTCCAAGGTTTTCAAGAATTGGACCAAAGGAACCTGCTGTTCCATGACCACCAATCATTGGTATTGAACCAGTACAAAGACCTAGGAGTGGTGTTAATTTAAATATTGAAGCTAAAGTTACACCAACTATATTCTGAAGTATGACAAGTAATATAGCAAGACAGAGAAAAGTAATAACCTTAATTCCACCTTGTTTTAAAACTTTAATGCTAGCAGTAAAACCTATACTTGTAAAAAATGCAGTCATAAAAATATTTTGTAATAGTGTATCTAGATTTATTACACAAATATTGGTTAATTTAAATATTAGTATCAATAGTGCAAATGTAAATCCGCCTATAACTGAAGGAGGAATACAGTATTGTGAAAGTATAGAAAATTTATTTCGTATATATTTGCCAATATATAATACGATTGAAACAAGAGCCATAGTTTCATAAATATTAAAATTTAATTCCATATATACTTTTGTCCTTTCATTAGTAATTATTTTTTATATAATATAAATAATGAATTATAAGAAATTGAAATAAAGTAATGAAATAATATTTTCTTAAGAAAAGGTATAAAAGCGCAGTAAATTAAAAAATTAATATAACAAAAGAAAATATATCAAACTTATTTAGAATCTATATGATTATTATAAACAGTATATAAATACTAATAAACTTAGTACTATATATTCTCTATAGAATTAGTTTAAAATATACTTAAATACATATATTATTTTAAGCAATTTTATATTAATTAGACTGTAAATTCTAATAATCTATAATTAAGTAAAAAGAAAATTTCAAGATTACTATTTGTATATTTATAAAAATTATCTATAACAAAAATATAAATATTTCATATATTATGAGAGAAGATGTAAGAAATATGTATTAATAAGCATAAAGAAAAATTCTTAGACAAAATTGAAAATTATATATAATATTTAAAATATTAATAGTTATATATTGTGGAATAATTATTGCTTGAAAAGGATGATAAATATATAATTAGAGGAAAAAGAGTATTATTTTCATTGTTAAATAATGTATAAAAAGTGCATGAAAAATATTGACCAGAAAATATAACAGTGATATTATGTATTTAATGTAAATTAAGTGCACTTAAATTTCATTAGTAAAATTTATATAGGCAATGAAAGGGAAAAGTATTATAGACTACAATTTTCAGAGAGAGAATATCAACCGGCTGAAAGTATTCTTAAATATGACTGTAAGAAAAACTACCCTGGAGCTATGGCTTACTAGCTTATAGATTTATAAGTGAAATGTCATCGGTGAAAATCGTTAATATTATTAAGATGAATTGAATTTTTAATTCAATTTGGGTGGAACCACGGATATATGCATTCGTCCCAAGCTTTGGGATGAGTGCTTTTTTTGTTTTATAAAATAATTTTGAATGTAAATTATATAGAGTATTTATAAAGGAGAGAAAATTATGTTAATAAATATTAAACTAAAAGATGGATCAATAAAAGAAATTGAAGATAATTCAACAGTATTTGATCTTGCACAATCAATAAGCAGGAATCTTGGAAAATCTGCATTAGTTGGAGAAGTAAACGGATGTCTTGTAGATTTAAACTACAAATTAAAAAATAACGATGAGGTAAATATTTTATCAGATGATAGTGAAAAAGCAGTAGAAGTTATAAGACATTCAAGTGCACATATTATGGCTCAAGCAGTAAAGAGATTATATAAAAATGCTAAGCTTGCTATTGGTCCTTCAATAGCAAATGGATTTTATTATGATTTTGATATAGATACAACAATTATTAAAGAGGATTTAGAAAAAATAGAAAAAGAGATGAACAAGATAGTAAAAGAAAATCTTAAATTTGAAAGAATTGATGTATCTAAAGAAGAAGCATTAAAAATAATGAAAGATAATGATGAGATTTATAAAGTAGAGTTAATTAATGATCTTCCAGAGGGTGAAAAAATATCTCTTTATAAACAAGGAGACTATATTGATTTGTGTAGAGGACCTCATATCCCATCAACAAAGTACGCAAAAGCATTTAAACTTATTAGTGTTGCAGGCGCATATTGGAGAGGAAATGAAAAGAATAAAATGCTTCAAAGAGTCTATGGAATTGCGTTTTCTAATCTTAAAGAATTAGAGATACATCTTCATAATCTTGAAGAAGCTAAAAAAAGAGACCATAGAAAATTAGGAAAAGAATTAAATTTATTTACTTTTGCAGAAGAAGGCCCTGGATTTCCATTCTTTCTTCCAAAAGGAGTTATCTTAAAAAATTCTCTGATAGATTTTTGGAGAAAAATTCATTATGAAGCTGGATATGTTGAAGTTGAAACTCCTATTATGCTTAATAAAAAGTTATGGGAAACTTCTGGACATTGGTATCATTACAAGGAAAATATGTATACTTCAATGATTGATGATGAAGAATTTGCATTAAAGCCTATGAACTGTCCTGGTGGAATGATTGTATATAAATCTGACTCACATTCATATAGAGATTTTCCAATGAGAGTAGGGGAATTAGGAAGAGTTCATAGACATGAACTTTCAGGAGCATTACATGGGCTAATGAGAGTACGTGCATTTACTCAGGATGATGCTCATATTTTTATGCTTCCAGAACAAATAAAGTCAGAAATAAAAGGGGTTGTAGAATTAATTGATAAAGTATACTCTATATTTGGATTCAAATATCATGTTGAACTTTCTACACGACCTGAAGATTCTATGGGAAGTGATGAAGAATGGCAGATGGCAGAAGATTCATTAAGGGGAGCATTGGATGAATTAAATCTTCAATATGTAATAAATGAAGGCGATGGCGCTTTTTATGGTCCTAAGATTGATTTTCATCTTGAAGATAGCATAGGCAGAACATGGCAATGTGGAACAATTCAGCTTGATTTCCAATTACCACAAAGATTTGAATTAGAGTATGTTGGAAGTGATAATGAAAAGCATAGACCAATTGTAATTCATAGAGTTATATTTGGAAGTATAGAAAGATTTATAGGAATATTAATAGAACATTTTGCAGGAAAGTTCCCAACATGGCTTGCACCTGTTCAAGTCAAGGTACTTCCTATATCAGATAAATTTAATAATTATTGTGATGAAGTAGTAAAGCAATTTAATGAAAATGGAATAAGAGTTGAAATAGATCAGAGAAATGAAAAGATCGGATATAAAATCAGAGAAGCAAGAAATGAGAGAGTTCCTTATATCGTTATAATAGGAGAGAAAGAAGAAGAAGAAGGTAATGTTTCTCTTAGAAGTAGAAAGAACGGTGATGAAGGATCTATAAATGTTAGAGATTTAATAGAGAGAATTAATAATGAAATTAAGAATAAATATATTTAAAGTATATTGGATTAAGTTTTTTTTTGATATTGAAAATATGATATTGCTCAATAGTTAGGAAGATTTCAAAAGTGAACTTAGTTCACTTTTGAAATAAAACTTGCATTTTTATGAATTATTTATATCCAATAGCTTGGACGTACAATCATAGGTGGAAGTTTTGTTTTTAAATCCCCCTTTGCACTATTAATTTGTGCTTGAGTAAGAAAAATACTTCTAGATAAGTCTGAACTACTAAGGTTTGTATCTCTCAAATCAGCACCAATAAAATCAGCACCACTCAAGTCTGAATATGAAAGATTAGATGCAATAAGAAGCGCTCCTCTAAAATCAGCACCACATAGGTTATATTTAGTAAGATCTTTGCCTAAAAAATTTTTTCCTTGAATTTGCTTTTTAGAAGTTGATAATGATTTAGAACTAGATAGTTTGAATTTTTTTCGAATAGTTTCACTTGTAGCTTTTAAGTAGACATTAACTTTATCACGATAGGATTCAAGATCTAAATTTAATAATTTATCTACATCCCAAAGTGAAACTTTTATAGTATCATCAATAAGAGATTCTATTTGAGAACTT encodes the following:
- the thrS gene encoding threonine--tRNA ligase; translated protein: MLINIKLKDGSIKEIEDNSTVFDLAQSISRNLGKSALVGEVNGCLVDLNYKLKNNDEVNILSDDSEKAVEVIRHSSAHIMAQAVKRLYKNAKLAIGPSIANGFYYDFDIDTTIIKEDLEKIEKEMNKIVKENLKFERIDVSKEEALKIMKDNDEIYKVELINDLPEGEKISLYKQGDYIDLCRGPHIPSTKYAKAFKLISVAGAYWRGNEKNKMLQRVYGIAFSNLKELEIHLHNLEEAKKRDHRKLGKELNLFTFAEEGPGFPFFLPKGVILKNSLIDFWRKIHYEAGYVEVETPIMLNKKLWETSGHWYHYKENMYTSMIDDEEFALKPMNCPGGMIVYKSDSHSYRDFPMRVGELGRVHRHELSGALHGLMRVRAFTQDDAHIFMLPEQIKSEIKGVVELIDKVYSIFGFKYHVELSTRPEDSMGSDEEWQMAEDSLRGALDELNLQYVINEGDGAFYGPKIDFHLEDSIGRTWQCGTIQLDFQLPQRFELEYVGSDNEKHRPIVIHRVIFGSIERFIGILIEHFAGKFPTWLAPVQVKVLPISDKFNNYCDEVVKQFNENGIRVEIDQRNEKIGYKIREARNERVPYIVIIGEKEEEEGNVSLRSRKNGDEGSINVRDLIERINNEIKNKYI
- the gltS gene encoding sodium/glutamate symporter; translation: MELNFNIYETMALVSIVLYIGKYIRNKFSILSQYCIPPSVIGGFTFALLILIFKLTNICVINLDTLLQNIFMTAFFTSIGFTASIKVLKQGGIKVITFLCLAILLVILQNIVGVTLASIFKLTPLLGLCTGSIPMIGGHGTAGSFGPILENLGITGATTVSVASATFGLIMGSIIGGLVAKALIHNYKLKTIRDEYSEKPPSEVGDYNEENHNILSFKKLTNGACLLFIAMGIGSVVSDFIQKTGLTFPSYIGAMIVAAIIRNIYDFTDKEIVEKEIETLGGLSLSFFLTMALMGLKLWQLFDLALPLMIMLFAQVILVGLFAYFITYKVMGKNYEAAVFASATCGFGMGATPNAIANMDELTNRYGFVHTPYFVVPIVGCLFIDFVNSGIITIFINFISYNIY
- a CDS encoding pentapeptide repeat-containing protein, producing the protein MKYTIDELYSKELKCNCENCFGLCCTALFFSACDGFPQNKDAGKPCINLKQDFTCSIHNTLLKKGLKGCISYECFGAGQKIAQKTFNKISWRKDPQSASKMFDTFLIIKQIHEMLWYLVQSYTLEKNNKISSQIESLIDDTIKVSLWDVDKLLNLDLESYRDKVNVYLKATSETIRKKFKLSSSKSLSTSKKQIQGKNFLGKDLTKYNLCGADFRGALLIASNLSYSDLSGADFIGADLRDTNLSSSDLSRSIFLTQAQINSAKGDLKTKLPPMIVRPSYWI